One segment of Pseudanabaena sp. PCC 6802 DNA contains the following:
- a CDS encoding peroxiredoxin, with protein MTLRLGDTVPDFTQESTHGTINFHEWIGDSWAILFSHPKDFTPVCTTELGEVARLKPEFDKRQVKPIALSVDDVESHKGWTGDIEETQKVTLNYPILADPDRKVSDLYDMIHPNALQTLTVRSVFIIDPNKKLRLTLTYPASTGRNFDEILRVIDSLQLTDNYSVATPANWKDGDDCVIVPSITDPEELKQKFPKGFNPVKPYLRMTPQPNK; from the coding sequence ATGACACTCCGTTTAGGTGACACAGTACCTGACTTTACCCAAGAATCAACCCACGGCACGATTAATTTCCATGAATGGATCGGCGATTCGTGGGCGATCTTGTTCTCGCACCCCAAAGATTTCACCCCAGTCTGCACCACAGAGTTAGGTGAAGTAGCACGACTAAAGCCAGAATTTGACAAGCGCCAGGTCAAGCCGATCGCTCTGAGCGTTGATGATGTGGAGTCGCATAAAGGCTGGACGGGCGACATTGAGGAAACTCAGAAGGTAACGCTGAACTACCCCATTTTGGCCGATCCAGATCGGAAGGTATCCGATCTTTACGATATGATCCACCCCAATGCGTTGCAAACCCTGACTGTGCGCTCGGTTTTCATTATCGATCCCAACAAAAAGCTGCGGCTGACTCTCACTTATCCTGCCAGCACGGGACGCAACTTTGACGAAATTCTGCGCGTAATTGACTCTTTGCAGCTCACGGATAACTACAGCGTTGCTACTCCCGCTAACTGGAAGGATGGTGACGATTGCGTGATCGTGCCTTCCATTACCGATCCTGAGGAACTCAAGCAAAAGTTCCCCAAGGGATTCAATCCGGTTAAGCCATACCTGCGGATGACTCCTCAGCCTAACAAGTAA
- a CDS encoding RNA-guided endonuclease InsQ/TnpB family protein — protein MKNCPATTTCKSWSSLKPRRQRVGNGWQPFLIFHCSSRFSDFRCLPTRTFSTRSRASGKAKKVGSPKFKKKAGRQSARFRMGGFSIKGDAVYLAKIGDVKPIWSRELPSEPSSVTVIKDAANRYFLSFVVEIEPVQVDAKNHSIGIDLGIKTFAAMSNGEMVKSPDYSRLDKRLRRKQKQLARQVKSSKRREKTRIQIAKLHNKIADTRKDFLHKLSTRVVHENQVITLEDLNVSGMVKNRRLARAISMQGWREFRVLCEAKSEKLGRVFNVINRWEPTSQICSNCGYKWGKLDLLVRSVLCINCGAEHDRDENAARNINKVGIGHCHDSKRARIDRKTTSVAS, from the coding sequence CTGAAAAACTGCCCAGCAACAACGACTTGCAAAAGTTGGTCATCACTCAAGCCAAGAAGACAGAGGGTCGGGAATGGCTGGCAACCGTTTCTAATATTCCATTGCAGCAGTCGGTTTTCCGATTTTAGGTGTTTGCCTACAAGAACTTTTTCGACTCGCTCAAGGGCAAGCGGAAAGGCAAAAAAAGTCGGTTCTCCCAAGTTCAAAAAGAAGGCTGGTCGGCAGTCGGCACGATTCAGGATGGGCGGATTTTCCATCAAAGGGGATGCAGTCTACCTTGCCAAGATTGGCGACGTTAAGCCCATCTGGTCAAGAGAATTACCATCAGAGCCTAGCTCTGTCACGGTAATTAAGGATGCTGCAAATCGCTATTTTTTGAGCTTTGTTGTAGAGATTGAGCCTGTTCAAGTTGATGCTAAAAACCACAGCATCGGCATTGATTTGGGCATCAAAACCTTTGCAGCAATGAGCAACGGGGAAATGGTGAAAAGTCCAGACTACTCAAGGCTGGACAAGCGATTGAGACGCAAACAGAAGCAACTTGCCCGTCAGGTAAAAAGCTCTAAACGTCGGGAAAAGACGCGGATTCAAATCGCCAAATTGCATAACAAAATCGCAGATACCCGCAAAGATTTTCTGCATAAATTGTCTACCCGTGTGGTTCACGAAAACCAAGTAATCACGCTGGAAGATTTGAATGTGTCGGGAATGGTCAAAAATCGCAGACTCGCAAGAGCGATTAGTATGCAGGGATGGCGGGAATTTCGGGTGTTGTGTGAGGCAAAGTCGGAGAAGTTGGGTCGCGTCTTCAATGTCATTAACCGTTGGGAGCCAACCTCTCAAATCTGCTCAAATTGCGGCTACAAATGGGGCAAGCTGGATCTCTTGGTTCGGTCTGTTCTCTGCATCAATTGCGGGGCGGAACACGACAGAGACGAGAATGCCGCCAGAAATATAAACAAAGTCGGGATAGGGCATTGCCACGACTCTAAACGGGCACGGATCGACCGTAAGACTACTTCGGTAGCAAGTTGA
- a CDS encoding helix-turn-helix domain-containing protein, producing MKARYQYRFYPTDQQRQSLAQVFGCVRVVLEMMP from the coding sequence ATGAAAGCTAGGTATCAATACCGTTTTTACCCGACAGACCAACAACGCCAGAGTCTCGCTCAGGTGTTTGGTTGTGTGCGGGTGGTTTTGGAAATGATGCCTTAG
- the tnpA gene encoding IS200/IS605 family transposase: protein MATQFRRERHSVTDLKIHLVCVTKYRRSVFTAKGLDLIEKSFHEVAKKMDFQILEFNGEGDHVHALIEYPPKLSVSQIVNALKGVSSRRYGQAGLPKPHKEALWSPSYFAIAVGGAPLEVLKEYIRNQEKPS from the coding sequence ATGGCAACCCAATTTCGGAGAGAGCGGCATAGCGTTACAGACCTTAAGATTCACTTGGTCTGTGTGACGAAGTATCGTCGGTCTGTGTTCACAGCGAAGGGGCTTGATTTGATTGAGAAGTCGTTTCACGAAGTTGCCAAGAAAATGGATTTCCAAATTCTTGAATTTAATGGGGAAGGGGATCATGTCCACGCCTTGATTGAGTATCCACCTAAGCTGTCTGTGTCTCAAATTGTGAATGCTCTGAAGGGGGTATCCAGCCGTCGCTATGGCCAAGCTGGATTACCAAAGCCTCACAAGGAAGCGCTTTGGAGTCCCAGCTATTTCGCGATAGCCGTAGGCGGTGCGCCGCTGGAAGTACTTAAGGAATACATCAGGAACCAGGAAAAGCCGTCCTAG